A stretch of Mytilus edulis chromosome 11, xbMytEdul2.2, whole genome shotgun sequence DNA encodes these proteins:
- the LOC139494894 gene encoding uncharacterized protein yields MKVLCTLLFLQFLLMTKGFLFDLTKDSDPCSSLKLFCPPGCASMTPSGCKCDCAHHFDPSNPGNTFNGGNKTPKPNISGGSCNTDWKNCQQPCATKSNPVSGCIECSCPAVQTTTPVDTMISRTTEPHGTVHLNSQQSSAISTTNRPTSTSETQKLMTAKPTTTALQPLVQSTEISTKSKVNTEIKFPDVFTTPHVPAPEVTSYQTTKGTTLHMIVCAEVFDCDLDCYTGYSTDDSGCPLCKCTPLPTGFV; encoded by the exons ATGAAGGTTCTCTGTACACTGCTATTTCTACAGTTTTTGTTGATGACGAAGG GATTCTTATTTGATTTGACAAAAGACTCCGATCCGTGTAGCAGCCTGAAACTCTTCTGTCCACCCGGATGTGCTTCGATGACACCAAGCGGATGCAAATGTGACTGCGCACACCATTTTGATCCATCGAATCCGGGAAACACTTTCAATGGTGGAAACAAAACTCCTAAACCAAATATAT CAGGAGGATCCTGTAACACTGACTGGAAGAATTGTCAACAACCATGTGCCACTAAATCTAACCCTGTGTCCGGATGTATTGAATGTAGCTGTC CTGCAGTTCAAACAACCACACCAGTTGATACAATGATTTCAAGAACAACAGAACCTCACGGTACTGTTCATTTAAATAGTCAGCAGTCTTCCGCCATTTCTACAACAAACAGACCTACAAGTACGTCGGAAACACAGAAACTGATGACGGCAAAACCTACTACAACCGCCCTACAACCATTAGTTCAGTCAACAGAAATATCCACTAAAAGTAAAGTTAACACGGAG ATTAAATTCCCGGATGTCTTCACCACCCCACATGTACCGGCACCGGAAGTTACAAGTTACCAAACAACAAAAGGCACCACCCTCCATATGATTGTATGTGCAGAAGTTTTCGACTGTGATTTAGATTGCTATACAGGATATTCTACTGATGATAGTGGATGTCCTTTGTGTAAATGTACACCTCTTCCCACAGGTTTCGTTT aa